In Accipiter gentilis chromosome 22, bAccGen1.1, whole genome shotgun sequence, the following are encoded in one genomic region:
- the FOXA1 gene encoding hepatocyte nuclear factor 3-alpha, with amino-acid sequence MLGTVKMEGHETSDWNSYYADTQEAYSSVPVSNMNSGLGSMNTMNTYMTMNTMTTSGNMTSSSFNMSYANTGLGAGLSPGAVAGMPAGSAGPVNGMPASVAAMGTALSPGGINAMSAQPAPMNGLSPYGGMNPCMSPMAYTQSNLGRTRDAKTFKRSYPHAKPPYSYISLITMAIQQAPSKMLTLSEIYQWIMDLFPYYRQNQQRWQNSIRHSLSFNDCFVKVARSPDKPGKGSYWTLHPDSGNMFENGCYLRRQKRFKCEKPANSKAPQEGRKDQAGASSSSSNSPLHRGHNKPAQLDTATSLSSSNPSTSPQSMDHSGSSTELKTSASAASSTISSVPALASVPHPPHSLAHESQLHLKGDPHYSFNHPFSINNLMSSSEQQHKLDFKAYEQALQYSSYGASIPGGLPLGSASMAGRSSIEPSALEPSYYQGVYSRPVLNTS; translated from the exons ATGTTAGGGACTGTGAAAATGGAAGGGCATGAAACCAGCGACTGGAACAGCTACTACGCCGACACTCAGGAG GCCTATTCCTCGGTGCCTGTGAGCAACATGAACTCGGGGCTGGGCTCCATGAACACCATGAACACCTACATGACCATGAACACCATGACGACGAGCGGCAACATGACCTCCAGCTCCTTCAACATGTCCTACGCCAAcacggggctgggggccgggctGAGCCCTGGCGCCGTGGCCGGCATGCCGGCGGGCTCGGCAGGGCCGGTGAACGGCATGCCGGCCAGCGTGGCCGCCATGGGCACGGCGCTGAGCCCCGGCGGCATCAACGCCATGtctgcccagccagcccccatGAACGGGCTGAGCCCGTACGGCGGCATGAACCCCTGCATGAGCCCCATGGCCTACACCCAGTCCAACCTCGGCAGGACGCGGGACGCCAAGACATTCAAGCGGAGCTACCCCCACGCCAAGCCGCCCTACTCCTACATCTCCCTCATCACCATGGCCATCCAGCAGGCACCCAGCAAGATGCTGACACTGAGCGAGATCTACCAGTGGATCATGGACCTTTTCCCCTACTACCGGCAGAACCAGCAGCGCTGGCAGAACAGCATCCGCCACTCGCTCTCCTTCAACGACTGCTTCGTCAAGGTGGCCCGCTCCCCTGACAAGCCCGGCAAGGGCTCCTACTGGACCCTGCATCCCGACTCCGGCAACATGTTTGAAAACGGCTGCTACCTCCGCCGGCAAAAGCGCTTCAAGTGCGAGAAGCCAGCGAACAGCAAAGCCCctcaggagggaaggaaagatcaGGCCGGGGCCTCCAGTTCCAGCTCCAACTCCCCCCTGCACAGAGGCCACAATAAACCGGCGCAGCTGGACACCGCCACCTCCCTCTCTAGCTCCAACCCGTCCACCAGCCCCCAGTCTATGGACCACAGCGGATCGAGCACGGAGCTAAAGACCTCGGCCTCGGCCGCCTCCTCCACCATCAGCTCCGTCCCCGCCTTGGCCTCCGTCCCGCACCCCCCTCACTCCTTAGCCCACGAATCCCAGCTCCACCTCAAGGGCGATCCCCACTACTCCTTCAACCACCCTTTTTCCATCAACAACCTCatgtcctcctcggagcagcagcACAAGCTGGACTTCAAAGCCTACGAGCAGGCGCTGCAATATTCCTCCTATGGGGCCAGCATCCCCGGCGGGCTGCCCCTGGGCAGCGCTTCCATGGCGGGCCGGAGCAGCATCGAGCCCTCGGCCCTAGAGCCTTCCTACTACCAAGGTGTGTATTCCAGACCCGTACTAAACACCTCCTAG